A single region of the Nakaseomyces glabratus chromosome D, complete sequence genome encodes:
- the IRC19 gene encoding Irc19p (CAGL0D02860g~Ortholog(s) have role in ascospore formation, mitotic recombination), which translates to MVRRGVGTIETVNALVNDNYALIRNVAKYMLNDKGLTNAEFLRASYRRFIRLRPFVSNRSMVKDTYTDYIRYKYRYEDYPKRMAMIGVQCDNQLNRSQVKNSLSFVAKACSFIDESKGTKFEVARDNTMCRQILKNLLTIHYEKTSHTNEKRTPLRHIFQYSFEHMKDINKSTNSQSYSKPASPKSSLILDLYGEFDRDILLLNNLLNMRL; encoded by the coding sequence ATGGTTAGGAGGGGAGTGGGCACAATTGAGACTGTTAATGCTTTGGTCAATGATAATTACGCGTTGATACGCAACGTTGCGAAATATATGCTAAATGACAAGGGCCTAACCAATGCGGAGTTCCTCAGGGCAAGCTATAGACGGTTCATCAGGCTTCGACCATTTGTATCCAATAGAAGTATGGTGAAGGACACATATACTGACTATATCAGGTATAAGTATCGATATGAAGATTATCCTAAGCGAATGGCTATGATAGGTGTGCAATGTGATAATCAATTGAATCGAAGCCAGGTTAAGAACAGTCTATCTTTTGTAGCAAAAGCTTGCTCGTTTATAGATGAGTCTAAGGGGACTAAATTTGAAGTGGCGAGAGATAATACGATGTGCCGCCAGATTCTCAAGAATTTGTTGACTATTCACTACGAGAAAACTTCGCATACCAACGAGAAACGAACCCCACTGAGGCATATATTCCAATATTCATTTGAACATATGAAGGACATAAACAAAAGTACAAATTCTCAATCTTATAGCAAGCCAGCTAGTCCCAAATCATCACTTATACTTGATTTGTACGGTGAATTTGACAGAGACATATTACTATTGAACAACCTTCTTAACATGCGtttataa